A single Pseudodesulfovibrio aespoeensis Aspo-2 DNA region contains:
- a CDS encoding TPM domain-containing protein, whose product MTTLAQTLLTKEEQDAQKACVKDVETRTSGEIVPVIASCSYDYPRASHLGGLMLAILAALAGVTLLGRDDMWTFLALFLGLYLVLSRLLAALPALKKPFITRSEMRAEVEEAAVTAFYLNGLHRTRDLTGIIIYVSVYERCVQVLADKGINDKVDPRVWEEVVAMVTEGIRQGHPGEALCQGVARCGELIAEHFPIKADDTDELPNLIIDGEAR is encoded by the coding sequence ATGACCACTCTCGCACAGACCTTGCTGACCAAGGAAGAGCAGGACGCCCAGAAGGCCTGCGTCAAGGACGTGGAAACGCGCACCTCCGGCGAGATCGTGCCGGTGATCGCCTCTTGCAGCTACGACTACCCCCGTGCCAGCCATCTGGGCGGGCTGATGCTCGCCATCCTGGCCGCCCTGGCCGGGGTCACCCTGCTGGGCCGCGACGACATGTGGACCTTTCTCGCCCTGTTCCTTGGCCTCTATCTTGTCCTCTCGCGGCTGCTGGCCGCTCTGCCGGCCCTGAAAAAGCCCTTCATCACCAGGAGCGAGATGCGCGCCGAGGTGGAGGAGGCGGCTGTCACGGCCTTTTACCTCAACGGACTGCACCGCACCCGCGACCTGACCGGCATCATCATCTACGTCTCGGTCTATGAGCGCTGCGTCCAGGTGCTGGCCGACAAGGGCATCAACGACAAGGTGGACCCCAGGGTCTGGGAAGAGGTGGTGGCCATGGTCACCGAGGGCATCCGCCAGGGGCATCCCGGCGAGGCCCTGTGCCAAGGCGTGGCCCGCTGCGGCGAGCTTATCGCCGAGCATTTCCCCATCAAGGCCGACGACACCGACGAACTGCCCAACCTGATCATCGACGGCGAGGCCCGCTAG
- a CDS encoding TPM domain-containing protein, protein MVRSLLATILCAAWLTLCASGASALDVPPFAGRITDTANMMAPATRQALDSLLADLESTDSTQVAVLTVPSLEGDSLEAFSIRVADTWKVGQAKEDNGVILIVSQAERQVRIEVGYGLEGVLTDVMAGQIIDSIIIPHFRAGDFDGGFMAGATAIAQAVRGEFVAPTGTGSRGKGSVLPLIVLPMLLIIFATELFGRGKRASLSRDQQATGRSGVGSAASALFLLSMLGGSHRGGGGGLGGGGGFGGFGGGGFGGGGASGGW, encoded by the coding sequence ATGGTGCGCTCACTGCTCGCAACCATTCTGTGCGCGGCATGGCTGACGCTCTGCGCGTCCGGGGCCTCGGCCCTTGACGTGCCGCCCTTTGCCGGGCGGATCACGGACACGGCCAACATGATGGCCCCGGCCACCCGGCAGGCCCTGGACTCCCTGCTGGCCGATCTGGAGAGCACGGACTCCACCCAGGTGGCCGTGCTCACCGTGCCGTCCCTGGAAGGCGACTCCCTGGAGGCGTTCTCCATCCGCGTGGCCGACACCTGGAAGGTGGGACAGGCCAAGGAGGACAACGGCGTCATCCTCATCGTCAGCCAGGCCGAGCGGCAAGTGCGCATCGAGGTGGGCTACGGCCTTGAGGGCGTGCTCACCGATGTCATGGCCGGGCAGATCATCGACTCGATCATCATCCCCCACTTTCGGGCCGGGGACTTTGACGGCGGGTTCATGGCCGGGGCCACGGCCATTGCCCAGGCTGTGCGCGGCGAGTTTGTCGCGCCGACCGGCACAGGCTCGCGCGGCAAGGGCTCGGTCCTGCCCCTGATCGTGCTGCCCATGCTCCTGATCATCTTTGCCACCGAGCTGTTCGGACGCGGCAAGCGGGCATCCTTGAGCCGCGACCAACAGGCCACGGGCCGCTCCGGCGTCGGCTCCGCAGCCTCGGCCCTGTTCCTGCTCTCTATGCTCGGCGGTTCCCATCGCGGCGGCGGGGGCGGCCTTGGCGGCGGGGGCGGATTCGGTGGATTCGGCGGCGGCGGATTCGGCGGCGGCGGCGCGTCCGGCGGCTGGTAA
- a CDS encoding LemA family protein — MFKRFFSALAALVVVMSLAGCGYNALQQQEETVFAAWGDLEATLQRRADLIPNLVETVKGAAAHERETLQAVIDARAKATQMTLSPEMLTDKQALANFQAAQGEISSALSRLMVVVERYPDLKANQNYLALQHQLEGTENRINVARQRYNDAVRAFNGSIRSFPNSLTNSLLLHLERKEFFQADPGAKAAPAVSFGTQS; from the coding sequence ATGTTCAAACGCTTTTTCTCGGCCCTCGCGGCCCTTGTTGTTGTCATGTCCCTGGCCGGGTGCGGCTACAACGCCCTGCAGCAGCAGGAGGAAACGGTCTTTGCCGCCTGGGGCGACCTGGAGGCCACCCTGCAACGCCGCGCCGACCTGATCCCCAACCTCGTGGAGACGGTCAAGGGAGCCGCTGCCCATGAGCGCGAGACCCTCCAGGCGGTCATCGACGCCCGGGCCAAGGCCACCCAGATGACGCTCTCGCCCGAGATGCTGACCGACAAGCAGGCCCTTGCCAACTTCCAGGCGGCCCAGGGCGAGATATCCTCTGCCCTGTCGCGGCTGATGGTGGTGGTGGAGCGGTATCCCGACCTCAAGGCGAACCAGAACTATCTCGCCCTCCAGCACCAGCTCGAAGGCACGGAAAACCGCATCAACGTGGCTCGCCAGCGGTACAACGACGCAGTCCGGGCCTTCAACGGCTCCATCCGCAGCTTCCCCAACTCGCTGACCAACTCCCTGCTGCTCCACCTGGAGCGCAAGGAATTCTTCCAGGCCGATCCCGGAGCCAAGGCCGCGCCCGCTGTCAGCTTTGGCACGCAGTCCTGA
- a CDS encoding cereblon family protein has protein sequence MRAPHHHTARTATHPPSIFKNAPGKDRDPNQATPDNAPDPGSNPGTARPVLVCRTCRTMVTRPELSVEVDGSHRHVFFNPHGLVFDLGCFASARNVLPTGPKTDEFTWFAGYAWQAVVCAGCAGLLGWRYTGQGHAFFGLILPALIEADEDHS, from the coding sequence ATGCGCGCACCCCATCACCACACAGCCCGGACTGCGACCCATCCCCCGTCCATTTTCAAGAACGCGCCCGGCAAGGACCGCGATCCTAACCAGGCCACTCCCGACAACGCGCCTGATCCGGGGTCAAACCCTGGCACGGCGCGTCCTGTGCTTGTGTGCCGCACCTGCCGCACCATGGTGACCCGCCCGGAGCTGTCTGTGGAGGTGGACGGCTCCCATCGCCATGTCTTTTTCAACCCTCACGGTCTTGTCTTTGACCTGGGTTGCTTTGCCTCGGCCCGCAATGTGCTGCCCACAGGGCCAAAGACCGACGAGTTCACTTGGTTCGCCGGATACGCATGGCAGGCCGTGGTCTGCGCCGGGTGCGCCGGACTGCTCGGCTGGCGCTACACCGGCCAGGGCCACGCCTTTTTCGGCCTGATCCTGCCCGCGCTGATCGAGGCGGACGAGGACCATTCCTGA
- a CDS encoding LysE/ArgO family amino acid transporter has product MTPFFQGFAMGGGLIVAIGAQNAFVLTQGVRRNHHLAVAGVCIVCDGLLIGLGVSGVGALVAASPSLGAAAAWAGAAFLAWYGLGALRAAIRGNTLAADTESGMSLERTLALTLAVTLLNPHVYLDTVVLMGSLSGRFEGLGRYVFGLGAVAASTVWFMALSLGGGLLAPLFRRPVTWRVLDSLVCLTMWTIAASLIRSTLA; this is encoded by the coding sequence ATGACACCGTTTTTTCAGGGATTTGCCATGGGCGGCGGGCTCATCGTGGCCATTGGCGCGCAAAACGCCTTTGTGCTCACCCAGGGGGTACGGCGCAACCACCATCTGGCCGTGGCCGGGGTGTGCATTGTCTGCGACGGACTGCTCATCGGCCTGGGCGTGTCCGGCGTGGGCGCGCTGGTGGCGGCCAGTCCGTCCTTGGGCGCGGCAGCGGCCTGGGCCGGGGCCGCCTTCCTGGCGTGGTACGGTCTGGGCGCACTGCGCGCAGCCATCCGGGGCAACACCCTGGCTGCGGACACGGAGTCGGGCATGAGCCTTGAGCGCACCCTGGCCCTGACCCTGGCCGTGACCCTGCTCAACCCTCATGTCTACCTTGACACCGTGGTCCTCATGGGCTCGCTCTCAGGCCGGTTCGAGGGCCTGGGCCGGTACGTCTTCGGCCTGGGCGCGGTGGCAGCCTCCACGGTCTGGTTCATGGCCTTGAGCCTGGGCGGAGGACTGCTCGCCCCGCTCTTCCGCCGCCCGGTCACCTGGCGCGTCCTCGACTCCCTGGTCTGCCTGACCATGTGGACCATCGCCGCCTCGCTCATCCGGTCCACCCTGGCATGA
- a CDS encoding LysR family transcriptional regulator ArgP — protein sequence MLDYKLVEALAVVVAEGGFEKAGRVLGLTQSAVSQRIRLLEELAGCVLLVRASPPRPTDAGRGMLTLYRQVHHLEEGLSARLGLESSGFATLAVGINADSLATWFFPVVDGFLDSEPVLLDLRVDDQAQTHALLRNGEVLGCISDRAEPMQGCSVHVLGEMHYRLYGTPAYQSRWFASGVTREGVERAPMLIFNRKDVMHAALLAQALGSEPSGYTPFYLPSSEQFAPAIGSGRVCGMLPDEQAHGPVGRGELVDLLPGHAFTVSLHWHCWNLETSVLTRFTRALVAGARRVLAEPHRVLVGSKAQASG from the coding sequence ATGCTGGACTACAAACTTGTGGAAGCCCTGGCCGTGGTGGTGGCTGAAGGCGGGTTCGAGAAGGCGGGGCGCGTCCTGGGGCTGACCCAGTCCGCCGTGTCCCAGCGCATCCGCCTGCTGGAGGAGCTGGCCGGGTGCGTCCTGCTGGTGCGCGCGTCGCCGCCCAGGCCGACCGATGCCGGGCGCGGGATGCTCACCCTGTACCGGCAGGTGCACCACCTGGAGGAGGGCTTGTCCGCCCGGCTGGGGCTGGAATCCTCCGGGTTCGCCACCCTGGCCGTGGGCATCAATGCAGACAGTCTGGCCACCTGGTTTTTCCCGGTGGTGGACGGATTCCTGGATTCCGAGCCAGTGCTGCTGGACCTGCGCGTTGACGATCAGGCCCAGACCCACGCCCTGCTGCGCAACGGCGAGGTGCTGGGCTGCATCAGCGACCGGGCCGAGCCCATGCAGGGGTGCTCGGTCCATGTGTTGGGCGAGATGCACTACAGATTGTATGGCACTCCGGCTTACCAATCGCGCTGGTTCGCGTCCGGCGTGACCCGCGAGGGTGTGGAGCGCGCGCCCATGCTCATCTTCAACCGCAAGGACGTGATGCACGCCGCCCTGCTGGCCCAGGCCCTGGGGAGCGAGCCGTCCGGCTACACGCCCTTTTACCTGCCCTCGTCCGAGCAATTTGCCCCGGCCATCGGGTCGGGCCGGGTCTGCGGCATGCTGCCGGACGAGCAGGCACACGGGCCGGTGGGGCGCGGCGAACTGGTGGACCTCCTGCCCGGTCACGCCTTCACCGTGTCCTTGCACTGGCATTGCTGGAACCTGGAAACATCCGTCCTGACCCGGTTCACCCGCGCCCTGGTGGCCGGGGCGCGCCGTGTCCTGGCTGAGCCGCACCGCGTTCTGGTCGGGTCGAAGGCGCAGGCTTCAGGCTGA
- a CDS encoding aminotransferase-like domain-containing protein produces the protein MTTWTPALARDTGSLFLELADAIERDVTGGVLRPGQRLPPHRELADALGINVSTVTRGYREAERRGLLSATVGRGTFVASDAATATSMVAFEPSAPGMLEMGLITPLHFLDPDVSEGFRRIARRMDPRAFMRYSEPRGLPEHRAAGARWAARYGMEAGPEEIIVCAGAQHALTCILAGLLRSGDRIATDALTYPGLKTLAAMLGIRLVPIPMDEEGMTPAGLDTACRRDAIRAVYLMPGVHNPTTASMSNARRDAIAAVAAAHDLLIIEDDAYDLTHPGEAAPVGSRDRERSVYVAGMSKALAAGLRVAFIVAPRKLLKPLAQAVLNTVWMTPPLNVELAAMWIGDGTADAVLAAKRAEAARRYMEACDLLEGLRFRGKPSGFYLWLDLPAPWTGARFEAEAAKAGVSVFGAQRFVVGESAPPAAARISLTGTERMADLTHGLTVIRDLLLPDA, from the coding sequence ATGACAACCTGGACCCCTGCCCTGGCCCGCGACACCGGGTCGCTCTTCCTTGAGCTGGCAGACGCCATCGAGCGCGACGTGACCGGCGGCGTCCTGCGTCCGGGCCAACGGCTGCCGCCCCACCGCGAGCTGGCCGACGCGCTGGGCATCAATGTCTCCACGGTGACGCGCGGCTACCGCGAGGCCGAGCGGCGCGGGCTGCTCTCGGCCACGGTGGGCCGGGGCACCTTTGTGGCCTCGGACGCGGCCACGGCCACGTCCATGGTCGCCTTTGAGCCAAGCGCGCCCGGCATGCTCGAAATGGGGCTGATCACCCCGCTGCACTTTCTTGACCCGGACGTGAGCGAGGGATTCCGGCGCATTGCCCGGCGCATGGACCCGCGCGCGTTCATGCGCTACTCCGAGCCGCGCGGCCTGCCCGAGCACCGGGCAGCAGGTGCGCGCTGGGCCGCCCGCTACGGCATGGAGGCCGGACCCGAAGAGATCATCGTCTGCGCCGGGGCGCAGCACGCCCTGACCTGCATCCTGGCCGGGCTCTTGCGCAGCGGCGACCGAATCGCCACGGACGCGCTGACCTATCCCGGTCTCAAGACCCTGGCCGCCATGCTCGGCATCCGGCTAGTGCCCATCCCCATGGACGAGGAAGGCATGACCCCTGCCGGGCTGGACACGGCCTGTCGGCGCGACGCCATCCGGGCCGTGTACCTCATGCCCGGCGTGCACAACCCGACCACGGCCAGCATGTCCAATGCGCGGCGCGACGCCATTGCCGCCGTGGCTGCGGCCCACGACCTGCTCATCATCGAGGACGACGCCTATGACCTGACCCATCCGGGCGAAGCCGCCCCGGTGGGCAGCCGCGACCGCGAGCGGTCGGTCTATGTGGCGGGCATGTCCAAGGCCCTGGCCGCCGGGCTGCGCGTGGCCTTCATCGTGGCCCCCAGAAAGCTGCTCAAGCCCCTGGCCCAGGCCGTGCTCAACACTGTCTGGATGACCCCGCCCCTGAATGTGGAACTGGCCGCCATGTGGATCGGCGACGGCACGGCGGACGCGGTCCTGGCCGCCAAGCGCGCCGAGGCCGCGCGCCGCTACATGGAGGCGTGCGACCTGCTGGAGGGGCTGCGCTTCCGGGGCAAGCCGAGCGGCTTCTACCTCTGGCTCGACCTGCCCGCGCCCTGGACCGGCGCCCGGTTCGAGGCCGAGGCCGCCAAGGCCGGGGTCAGCGTGTTCGGCGCCCAGCGCTTCGTGGTGGGCGAGAGCGCACCCCCGGCAGCGGCCCGCATCTCCCTGACCGGCACCGAGCGCATGGCCGACCTGACCCACGGCCTGACCGTGATCAGAGATTTGCTCCTGCCGGACGCATAG
- a CDS encoding LysE family translocator codes for MTLETYAAFVLFVIVMTGTPGIGNLTMMAIGQATGFRSALPFLAGTTVGMLCLNTLVGFGLGGLFMASPRAAWAMKIVGLAYIFYLAWKLLRMQLAEGREARRFTFVEGVFIHPLNPKSWAMSVVGFSQLADPSVGLLSQLAVFIPTFFVFQVSFHSLWGWAGSVLMRTLRSGSMLVCVNIALVAVMVGATVFALFA; via the coding sequence ATGACCCTTGAGACCTATGCCGCCTTTGTCCTGTTCGTGATCGTGATGACCGGCACTCCCGGCATCGGCAACCTGACCATGATGGCCATCGGTCAGGCCACCGGATTCCGCTCCGCGCTGCCATTTCTGGCAGGCACCACCGTGGGCATGCTCTGCCTGAACACGCTGGTGGGATTCGGCCTGGGCGGGCTGTTCATGGCCTCGCCAAGGGCGGCCTGGGCCATGAAGATCGTGGGTCTGGCCTACATCTTCTACCTGGCCTGGAAGCTCCTGCGCATGCAACTGGCCGAGGGCAGGGAGGCGCGCCGGTTCACCTTTGTGGAAGGGGTGTTCATCCACCCGCTCAACCCCAAGAGCTGGGCCATGTCCGTGGTCGGCTTCAGCCAGTTGGCCGACCCGTCCGTGGGGCTGCTCTCCCAACTGGCGGTGTTCATCCCCACCTTTTTCGTCTTCCAGGTGTCGTTTCACAGCCTGTGGGGCTGGGCCGGGTCCGTGCTCATGCGCACCCTGCGCTCCGGCTCCATGCTCGTCTGCGTCAACATCGCCCTGGTGGCCGTCATGGTCGGGGCCACGGTCTTTGCCCTTTTTGCCTAG
- a CDS encoding class II fumarate hydratase, translated as MSDIRMESDSLGPVEVPADRLWGAQTQRALILFAIGREPMPPEMVESFALVKKVCAQANALAGHLAPDLAALIVRVCDEILDGKHRDMFPLPVWISGSGTQYNMNVNEVIANRASQLSDRPLGSNDPVHPNDHANMSQSTNDVFPTAMHVASALAATRSLLPVARRFRDTLAARAREWTQVVKIGRTHMQDATPLTLGQEFSGYAAMIDQGAARIETALAEVLRLPLGGTAVGTGVNAHPGFDVETTALLAGLTGLAFTPAPNKFAAQGSHDALVHLSGAFKALAGSLHKIACDIRLLGSGPRAGLGELILPANEPGSSIMPGKVNPTQCEALTMVCMQVVANDAAVTLGGMAGTLEMNASKPLIIHNIMTSIRLLADAMESFRTHLLDGLTADHTRIAEHVERSLMLVTALSPQIGYENAARIAHHAHAENITLREAALALKLIDEADFDRLIDPARMIAPQAD; from the coding sequence ATGAGCGACATCAGAATGGAATCGGACAGCCTCGGCCCGGTCGAAGTGCCGGCAGACCGCCTCTGGGGGGCGCAGACCCAGCGCGCCCTAATCCTCTTCGCCATTGGCCGCGAGCCCATGCCCCCGGAGATGGTCGAATCCTTTGCCCTGGTCAAGAAGGTGTGCGCCCAGGCCAATGCGCTGGCTGGCCACCTTGCCCCGGACCTTGCCGCGCTCATTGTCCGGGTCTGCGACGAGATCCTGGACGGCAAGCACCGGGACATGTTCCCTCTGCCAGTCTGGATCTCTGGGAGCGGCACCCAGTACAACATGAACGTCAACGAGGTCATCGCCAACCGCGCTTCGCAACTCTCGGACAGGCCGCTCGGCTCAAACGATCCGGTCCACCCCAACGACCACGCCAACATGAGCCAGTCCACCAACGACGTGTTTCCAACGGCCATGCATGTGGCCTCGGCCCTGGCCGCGACCCGCTCCCTGCTGCCCGTTGCCCGCCGTTTCCGCGACACCTTGGCCGCCAGGGCGCGGGAGTGGACGCAGGTGGTCAAGATCGGGCGCACCCATATGCAGGACGCCACCCCCCTGACCCTGGGCCAGGAATTCTCCGGCTACGCGGCCATGATCGATCAGGGCGCGGCCCGCATCGAGACGGCCCTGGCAGAGGTGCTGCGCCTGCCCCTGGGCGGCACTGCCGTGGGCACGGGCGTCAACGCCCATCCCGGCTTTGACGTCGAGACCACGGCTCTCCTGGCCGGACTGACCGGTCTGGCCTTCACACCCGCGCCCAACAAGTTCGCGGCCCAGGGCAGCCACGACGCGCTGGTCCACCTCTCGGGCGCGTTCAAGGCCCTGGCCGGATCGCTGCACAAGATCGCCTGCGACATCCGGCTGCTCGGATCGGGCCCGCGCGCCGGGCTGGGCGAGCTGATCCTCCCGGCCAACGAGCCCGGCTCGTCCATCATGCCCGGCAAGGTCAACCCCACCCAGTGCGAGGCCCTGACCATGGTCTGCATGCAGGTGGTGGCCAACGACGCTGCCGTGACTCTGGGCGGCATGGCCGGAACCCTGGAGATGAACGCCAGCAAGCCCCTGATCATCCACAACATCATGACCTCCATCCGGTTGCTGGCCGACGCCATGGAGAGCTTTCGCACCCACCTGCTCGACGGGCTCACGGCTGACCATACGCGCATCGCCGAACATGTGGAGCGCTCCCTGATGCTGGTCACGGCCCTCAGCCCGCAGATCGGCTACGAGAACGCGGCCCGCATCGCCCATCACGCTCATGCCGAGAACATCACCCTGCGCGAGGCCGCCCTGGCCCTCAAACTGATCGACGAGGCGGATTTCGACCGCCTCATTGACCCGGCCCGCATGATCGCGCCCCAGGCCGACTAG
- a CDS encoding RHS repeat-associated core domain-containing protein, with protein MRARDGPNHYDTFTGRWTAPDPLGDAGGDPDLYGYCLDDPVNGVDPLGLFRFGKRPLNFLPDSWHWIRTDGSTTDKGNYKLKPGRGFHEGAFGDTVGLFEDVLRFDDNTWLSPCLRIGDWGCMSTATSGHSLVRAHIPSRSRGCLGIRCVSPGSSLTSLAA; from the coding sequence GTGAGGGCCAGGGACGGCCCGAATCACTATGATACCTTCACTGGCAGGTGGACCGCACCCGATCCTTTGGGCGATGCAGGCGGCGACCCGGACTTGTACGGGTATTGTCTGGATGACCCGGTGAACGGGGTTGATCCGCTGGGTCTGTTCCGATTTGGAAAAAGGCCATTGAATTTTCTGCCGGATAGCTGGCACTGGATCAGGACGGATGGCTCGACAACCGATAAGGGGAACTACAAACTAAAGCCTGGGCGCGGTTTCCATGAAGGCGCGTTTGGCGACACTGTGGGGCTCTTTGAGGATGTTTTGCGGTTTGATGATAATACGTGGCTATCCCCTTGCCTCCGCATAGGTGACTGGGGTTGCATGTCCACCGCTACAAGCGGTCACAGCCTTGTCCGGGCCCACATTCCCTCCCGATCAAGGGGATGCCTGGGAATCAGATGCGTCAGCCCTGGGAGTTCATTGACATCCCTTGCCGCTTGA
- a CDS encoding RHS repeat domain-containing protein, whose protein sequence is MRILWNSGGNYKRYEYTPDHRLLRATREWDGTVFEFAHHDDGQVFTLHYDQIASLRAVADHRGNVIQETLYDPFGGIIESTNPALRIPLGFAGALHDRDLGFVRFGWRDKSAGQRIWTLRSSATPRRGEGQGRPESL, encoded by the coding sequence ATGCGCATCCTCTGGAACAGCGGCGGCAACTACAAGCGCTATGAGTACACCCCGGACCACCGCCTGCTCCGGGCCACCCGCGAATGGGACGGCACGGTCTTCGAGTTCGCCCACCACGACGACGGCCAGGTCTTCACTCTCCACTACGACCAGATCGCCTCCCTGCGCGCGGTTGCCGACCATCGCGGCAACGTGATACAGGAAACCCTGTACGACCCCTTTGGCGGCATCATCGAGTCCACCAATCCGGCCCTGCGCATCCCGCTGGGCTTCGCGGGCGCCTTGCACGACCGGGACTTGGGCTTTGTCCGCTTCGGGTGGAGGGACAAATCCGCAGGACAGCGGATTTGGACGTTGCGGTCTTCCGCAACGCCCCGAAGGGGTGAGGGCCAGGGACGGCCCGAATCACTATGA
- a CDS encoding RHS repeat domain-containing protein: MHSIYCCTLQHDTQGRITEKIETVKGTPIRWAYAYDHAGRLAEAKLDGRLVCQCRYDKHGRRSFDWFPRTHGNQIRAFRYTMENRLQAAGNNGYTHDRQGMRILWNSGGKYTRYEYAPDHRLLRATREWDDTVFEFAHHDNGQRAAKFKNGKLIEAYHWLDFIRLAAFHDGTHEFVFTYRSDERTPHAMRRDDGQVFTLHYDQIGSLRAVADHRGNVIQEILYDPFGGIIEDTNPGLRIPLGFAGGLHDRDLGFVRFGWRDFDTFTSRWTAPDPLGDAGGDPDWYGYCLDDPVNGVDPLGLFRFGKRPLNFLPDNWHWIGTDGSTADKGNYELKHEQGFYEDGSGHNVGFSSKGMTKDEDITKFKLDETRFDDEGMRRAQESLDPGEYKACKGGGKSNNCQDYADRLRERYRFLRTADKH; the protein is encoded by the coding sequence ATGCATTCCATCTATTGCTGCACGTTGCAGCACGATACGCAGGGACGCATCACCGAGAAGATCGAGACCGTCAAAGGCACTCCCATCCGCTGGGCCTATGCCTACGACCACGCCGGGCGTTTGGCCGAGGCCAAACTCGATGGCCGACTCGTCTGCCAGTGCCGGTATGACAAGCATGGGCGGCGCAGCTTTGACTGGTTTCCACGCACCCACGGCAACCAGATCCGCGCCTTCCGCTACACCATGGAAAACCGCCTCCAGGCCGCCGGAAACAACGGCTACACCCACGACAGGCAGGGGATGCGCATCCTCTGGAACAGCGGCGGCAAGTACACGCGCTACGAGTACGCCCCGGACCACCGCCTGCTCCGGGCCACCCGCGAATGGGACGACACGGTCTTCGAGTTCGCCCACCATGACAACGGCCAGCGCGCGGCCAAGTTTAAAAACGGCAAGCTGATCGAGGCTTACCACTGGCTCGATTTCATCCGCCTGGCCGCCTTCCACGATGGCACACACGAGTTCGTCTTCACCTATCGCAGCGATGAGCGCACCCCCCACGCCATGCGCCGCGACGACGGCCAGGTCTTCACTCTCCACTACGATCAGATCGGCTCCCTGCGCGCGGTTGCCGACCATCGCGGCAACGTGATACAGGAGATTCTGTATGATCCGTTCGGGGGAATCATTGAGGACACCAACCCCGGCTTGAGAATCCCCCTCGGCTTTGCAGGCGGCCTGCACGACCGCGACCTGGGCTTTGTCCGCTTCGGGTGGAGGGATTTTGATACCTTCACGAGTCGCTGGACCGCGCCCGACCCCCTTGGCGATGCGGGCGGCGACCCGGATTGGTATGGGTATTGTCTGGATGACCCGGTGAACGGGGTTGATCCGCTGGGTCTGTTCCGATTTGGAAAAAGGCCATTGAATTTTCTGCCTGACAACTGGCACTGGATTGGAACCGATGGCTCCACCGCCGACAAGGGCAACTACGAGTTAAAACACGAGCAAGGGTTTTATGAAGACGGAAGCGGGCATAATGTCGGGTTTTCCAGCAAAGGCATGACGAAGGATGAAGATATCACAAAGTTCAAATTGGATGAGACTCGCTTTGACGACGAGGGCATGCGACGGGCTCAGGAAAGCCTCGATCCTGGAGAATACAAAGCATGCAAGGGGGGCGGAAAGTCGAACAATTGCCAGGATTACGCAGACCGGTTACGAGAGCGATACCGTTTCTTGCGAACAGCGGATAAACACTGA
- a CDS encoding response regulator, translating to MTEKVLLIDDEVEFLENLSERMRVRGMDVSTAQTTDNAINAVEEAEYDAIVLDLQMPGMNGIEMLKVIKERHPDMQVILLTGQATLEAGIEAMKLGAMDFMEKPADINSLTEKIKKAQAKKMLLVEKKAESRVKDILSGKSW from the coding sequence ATGACTGAAAAAGTGCTGCTCATCGACGACGAAGTGGAGTTCCTGGAAAACCTGTCCGAGAGGATGCGCGTTCGCGGCATGGACGTGAGCACGGCCCAGACCACGGACAACGCCATCAACGCGGTCGAGGAAGCCGAATACGACGCCATTGTCCTTGATCTCCAGATGCCCGGCATGAACGGCATCGAAATGCTCAAGGTGATCAAGGAGCGCCACCCGGACATGCAGGTCATCCTGCTCACCGGCCAGGCCACCCTGGAGGCGGGCATCGAGGCCATGAAGCTCGGCGCCATGGACTTCATGGAAAAGCCTGCGGACATCAACTCCCTGACCGAGAAGATCAAGAAGGCCCAGGCCAAGAAGATGCTCCTGGTGGAGAAAAAGGCCGAGAGCCGGGTCAAGGACATCCTCTCCGGCAAGAGCTGGTAA